A DNA window from Branchiostoma floridae strain S238N-H82 unplaced genomic scaffold, Bfl_VNyyK Sc7u5tJ_1489, whole genome shotgun sequence contains the following coding sequences:
- the LOC118407826 gene encoding angiopoietin-2-like — MTTAPPTEVDCSEHYASGQTTSGVYSLGSGVQAYCDMETAGGGWTVIQRREDGSVPFNRTWEEYKLGFGNTSGEYWLGNDNIHLLTSQENFTLRVDLMDWGGQTAYAEYRLFRVSGESDGYRLHISGYSGTAGDSMSGLSSNNGQRFSTVDRDNDAYRGVHCSQQLGEGGWWFEACGLSYLNGRYQGNCGDSCPYFQGVVWYPWRNGRYSLKSVSMKIRPAANQQVTPEAPQVTPEAPQVTPEATPVVTTTTAPPTGESHDPDAARALAFLL, encoded by the exons ATGACTACAGCTCCTCCCACAG AGGTAGACTGTTCTGAACATTATGCCTCCGGACAGACGACCAGTGGAGTCTACAGCCTCGGCTCCGGTGTACAGGCCTACTGTGATATGGAGACGGCAG gagGCGGGTGGACCGTGATCCAGCGGCGCGAGGACGGGTCGGTTCCCTTCAACCGGAcctgggaggagtacaaactggGCTTTGGGAACACGAGCGGGGAGTACTGGCTGGGGAACGACAACATCCACCTGCTGACCAGCCAGGAGAACTTCACCCTGCGTGTGGATTTGATGGACTGGGGAGGTCAGACAGCTTACGCAGAGTACAGACTCTTCAG GGTGTCCGGTGAGTCGGACGGGTACCGACTGCACATTTCCGGGTATTCGGGCACCGCGGGAGACTCCATGAGTGGCCTGTCCTCCAACAACGGGCAGAGgttctccactgtggacagggacaatgatgcCTATAGGGGTGTCCATTGTTCCCAGCAGCTCGGAGAGGGCGGCTGGTGGTTTGAGGCCTGCGGCCTGTCCTACCTCAACGGCCGCTACCAGGGCAACTGTGGAGACTCCTGTCCGTACTTTCAAGGTGTGGTGTGGTACCCCTGGAGAAACGGGAGATACTCCCTGAAGTCTGTGTCTATGAAAATCAGGCCAGCTGCAAACCAACAGGTCACACCTGAGGCACCACAGGTCACACCTGAGGCACCACAAGTCACACCAGAGGCCACACCTGTGGTAACCACGACTACAGCTCCTCCCACAGGTGAGTCTCACGATCCTGATGCTGCACGTGCTCTTGCCTTCCTCCTCTGA